A genome region from Rhodopseudomonas boonkerdii includes the following:
- a CDS encoding ShlB/FhaC/HecB family hemolysin secretion/activation protein, which produces MLLKWKSPACVVALSWASTAWVLIGIALVASPQSAVAQTASQITPRSFEPSLQGRGGGLVIPQGAGPEAPIGADRLSVRIKAVRIDGGLPALAEKEREIRASLVGRKVSAAELFNAAKQLELAYVAAGYGLVRVVLPAQRLLDGATLRLQVIDGFVERLDTSRLPPAIRERITTLLTPLVGHRGILLRDIERKLLLAGDLPGTVLRSTLAPGSAPGGGVLVIEARFKPVTGFVSLDNTLSQSLGRYSVNAGLDINSPTGHGELIYLRTGGLPWARGDAAFTEAQPRNRLLAAGVTLPLGDNGLTLNLEATDARATPIAAAGSLGITSDFKRYSTRLRYPVLRGRELTLNLEAGFDAQDDQVTVITPLVQGLSLDRLRIVRAGGDLSWFAPNNALVTARLAGSFGIDGLGARNAPPVGSLDVPLSRDGTRPDFQKLEAQFGYNQPLIDHLTLDLRARAQTSFGQPLARSEQIGLASSTALSTFDAGLIQGDAGYVIRGETQFPFATSLTLPFAVPSLPPQQGSGLPAGDTTPGAMVLTPYAFGAFGQVTLEKPSALEIPTIRGSSYGVGLRLGAAPQSSFSAINIGIEYGRYERSTGLGSGDRLTFSTAFQF; this is translated from the coding sequence ATGCTTTTGAAGTGGAAATCTCCTGCTTGCGTGGTGGCCTTGTCCTGGGCATCGACGGCTTGGGTATTGATCGGCATCGCCCTCGTGGCATCGCCGCAGTCAGCCGTCGCCCAGACCGCCTCGCAGATCACGCCGCGTTCATTCGAGCCGTCACTGCAGGGGCGGGGCGGGGGCCTTGTGATTCCGCAAGGCGCCGGGCCAGAGGCGCCGATTGGTGCGGACAGGCTGTCGGTTCGGATCAAGGCGGTGCGCATTGACGGTGGCTTGCCGGCGCTGGCCGAGAAGGAGCGTGAGATCCGCGCGTCGCTGGTCGGACGCAAGGTCAGCGCGGCAGAGCTGTTCAATGCCGCGAAGCAACTGGAACTGGCCTATGTTGCCGCCGGCTATGGCCTGGTGCGGGTGGTGCTGCCGGCGCAGCGCCTCCTCGATGGCGCCACGTTGCGGCTACAGGTGATCGACGGCTTCGTCGAACGGCTTGATACGTCGCGGTTGCCACCAGCCATTCGCGAGCGCATCACCACGCTGCTGACGCCATTGGTCGGTCACCGCGGTATCCTGCTTCGCGACATCGAACGCAAGCTGCTGTTGGCCGGCGACCTGCCGGGCACCGTGCTGCGCTCGACGCTGGCGCCCGGCAGCGCACCGGGAGGGGGCGTGCTGGTGATCGAGGCGCGCTTCAAGCCGGTCACCGGCTTCGTTTCTCTCGACAATACGTTGTCGCAGTCGCTTGGGCGGTACAGCGTCAATGCCGGCCTCGACATCAATTCGCCGACCGGCCATGGCGAACTGATCTATCTGCGCACCGGCGGGCTGCCCTGGGCGCGCGGCGACGCCGCCTTCACCGAGGCCCAGCCGCGCAACCGGTTGCTGGCGGCGGGCGTGACGCTACCGCTGGGCGATAACGGGCTGACGCTGAATCTGGAAGCCACCGACGCCCGCGCCACGCCGATCGCGGCGGCGGGCAGTCTCGGCATCACCTCTGATTTCAAACGCTATTCGACGCGACTGCGCTATCCGGTGCTGCGCGGACGCGAGCTGACGCTCAATCTCGAGGCAGGCTTCGACGCGCAGGACGATCAGGTCACCGTGATTACCCCGCTGGTGCAGGGCCTGTCACTCGACCGGCTGCGCATCGTGCGCGCCGGCGGCGACCTGAGCTGGTTCGCGCCCAATAACGCGCTGGTGACGGCGCGGTTGGCCGGCTCGTTTGGTATCGATGGCCTCGGCGCGCGCAATGCGCCGCCGGTCGGCTCCCTCGACGTGCCTCTGTCGCGCGACGGCACCAGGCCCGACTTCCAGAAGCTGGAGGCGCAGTTCGGCTATAACCAGCCGCTGATTGATCATCTGACGCTGGATCTGCGCGCGCGGGCGCAGACCTCGTTCGGACAGCCGCTGGCCCGCTCGGAGCAGATCGGCCTGGCCAGCAGTACCGCGCTGTCCACTTTCGATGCCGGCCTGATCCAGGGCGACGCCGGTTATGTCATCCGCGGCGAAACCCAATTTCCGTTCGCCACCTCGTTGACGCTACCCTTCGCTGTGCCGAGCCTGCCGCCACAACAGGGCTCCGGCCTGCCGGCCGGCGACACCACGCCCGGCGCCATGGTGCTGACACCCTATGCGTTCGGCGCTTTCGGTCAGGTCACTTTGGAAAAGCCGTCGGCGCTGGAAATCCCCACGATACGCGGCTCGTCCTATGGCGTCGGCCTGCGCCTCGGGGCCGCGCCGCAATCCAGCTTCAGCGCCATCAATATTGGCATCGAATACGGCCGCTATGAGCGCTCCACCGGCCTCGGCAGCGGCGATCGCCTGACCTTTAGCACCGCCTTCCAGTTCTGA
- a CDS encoding filamentous hemagglutinin N-terminal domain-containing protein, with the protein MTASRTRNNGPRLAHFAAALLTSTMLSGVPLAFAQTLPTGGSVAAGSATITTPSNGALTVTQSSSSAVVNWQSFSVAQGNAVNFVQPSSTSAILNRVTGSATSTIAGQINANGQVYLVNPNGIAITSTGTVNAAGFVASTLGISDSDFMSGKRTFTGNGASASVSNAGSITIGRGGYAALLGGSVDNAGTITVPLGKVGLGSGEQATLDLSGDGFMQVAMPTNATGSSALVSNSGRISANGGSVQLSAAAARDMARQAINMSGTIEARSVGGRNGAIILGGSDGAVAVSGKLNVSSRKAKGGSIAVTGRDIKLAGATLEASGKIGGGTVRIGGNRQGQGTLQRAETTTVDAATTIKADATSMGNGGDVVVWSDGTTAVYGTISARGGKNGGDGGQIETSGHTLDFAGIRVDASAFKGAAGTWLLDPIDLIVDATAAATINSALGGGTGVTLQTFASSAPSGSGSTAAGNGDIIINSSLGWSTSAVLTLNAHNAISINAAINVRGAGGVSLVYNTASPTNLTFNNGASIDYGATDNGGALSVNGNAYTLLYSMTDIAGMSTSGHSALATDLISMTSYTAAVVGGTFDGTFEGLGHTISNLTINSTASGELVGLFRYATGTIRDIGLVGGSISAGTSSYVGALVGGLGAGSSPSYVVNSYATANVTGGDQSNVGGLIGETYAYQDAPTVVANSYSTGNVTTGVSGYAGGLVGQQVAYFNSASATISGSHATGTVTGGSNAVLGGLVGSNSSNPTGIATITGSYATGAVIGTTASSVGGLVGSNTTNAGISSISGSFATGAVNGGAVANGGLVGSNTGGGAAGIGSITDSYATGAVTGGGSRLQRRTGGMESRQRQRRRRVHHHLLCDGQC; encoded by the coding sequence ATGACGGCTTCCCGTACCCGTAACAATGGCCCGCGACTGGCTCATTTTGCGGCAGCGCTGCTGACCTCCACGATGCTGTCGGGCGTGCCGCTGGCCTTCGCGCAGACGCTGCCGACCGGCGGCAGCGTTGCGGCGGGCAGTGCCACGATAACCACGCCGAGCAATGGCGCGCTGACGGTGACGCAGTCGTCGTCCTCCGCGGTGGTGAACTGGCAGAGCTTTTCGGTGGCGCAGGGTAATGCCGTCAACTTCGTGCAGCCGTCGAGCACATCGGCGATCCTGAACCGCGTGACGGGATCGGCGACCTCCACCATCGCCGGCCAGATCAACGCCAACGGACAGGTCTATCTGGTCAACCCCAACGGTATCGCCATCACTTCCACTGGCACGGTGAACGCTGCGGGCTTCGTCGCCTCGACGCTCGGAATCTCCGACAGCGACTTCATGAGCGGCAAGCGGACGTTCACCGGCAACGGCGCCTCAGCGAGTGTGAGCAATGCCGGCAGCATCACCATCGGGCGCGGTGGCTATGCCGCGCTGCTCGGCGGCAGCGTCGATAATGCCGGCACTATCACCGTGCCGCTCGGCAAGGTTGGTCTCGGCTCTGGTGAGCAGGCGACACTCGATTTGTCCGGCGACGGTTTTATGCAGGTCGCGATGCCGACCAATGCGACCGGCAGCAGCGCGCTTGTCAGTAACAGCGGCAGGATTTCCGCCAATGGCGGCAGTGTGCAGCTCTCAGCCGCCGCCGCGCGCGACATGGCGCGGCAGGCGATCAATATGTCCGGCACCATCGAGGCCAGGAGCGTCGGCGGGCGCAACGGCGCAATTATCCTCGGCGGTTCGGACGGCGCAGTCGCCGTCTCCGGCAAGCTCAATGTCTCCTCGCGCAAAGCGAAGGGTGGTAGCATCGCCGTCACCGGCCGCGACATCAAGCTGGCCGGGGCGACGCTTGAGGCATCCGGCAAGATCGGCGGCGGCACGGTCAGGATCGGCGGCAACCGGCAGGGGCAGGGCACGCTGCAGCGCGCGGAGACCACGACGGTCGATGCTGCGACGACGATCAAAGCGGATGCGACCTCCATGGGCAATGGGGGCGACGTGGTGGTGTGGTCGGACGGCACGACCGCTGTCTATGGCACGATCTCGGCGCGCGGCGGCAAAAACGGCGGCGACGGCGGACAGATCGAAACCTCGGGCCATACCCTCGACTTCGCCGGCATCCGCGTGGATGCGTCGGCCTTCAAGGGCGCGGCGGGAACATGGCTGCTCGATCCGATCGACCTGATCGTCGATGCGACCGCCGCCGCGACCATCAACAGCGCGCTGGGTGGTGGCACCGGCGTCACCTTACAGACCTTCGCCAGTAGCGCGCCGAGCGGTTCCGGCTCCACCGCAGCCGGCAACGGCGACATCATCATCAATTCCAGCCTCGGCTGGTCCACCAGCGCGGTGCTAACGCTGAACGCCCACAATGCCATCTCCATCAACGCTGCGATCAATGTCCGCGGCGCGGGTGGCGTTTCGCTGGTCTACAACACAGCGTCACCGACCAACCTGACGTTCAACAACGGCGCATCGATCGATTACGGCGCGACCGACAACGGCGGTGCGCTCAGCGTCAACGGCAACGCTTACACGCTGCTGTACTCGATGACTGATATCGCCGGCATGAGCACCAGCGGCCACTCGGCGCTTGCGACCGACCTGATATCGATGACCAGCTACACGGCGGCGGTGGTCGGAGGAACATTTGATGGAACCTTCGAAGGCCTCGGCCACACGATCTCGAACCTCACGATCAACAGCACGGCAAGCGGCGAGTTAGTTGGCCTGTTTCGCTATGCGACCGGCACCATCCGCGATATCGGCCTGGTAGGCGGATCGATTTCCGCCGGTACCTCGTCATATGTCGGTGCGCTCGTGGGGGGGCTCGGGGCGGGCAGCTCGCCCTCATACGTCGTGAATTCCTACGCGACTGCCAACGTTACGGGCGGCGATCAATCCAACGTCGGTGGATTAATCGGCGAAACCTATGCTTACCAAGACGCCCCCACGGTGGTGGCGAATTCCTACAGCACCGGAAACGTCACGACCGGGGTCTCGGGATACGCCGGTGGTCTCGTCGGCCAGCAGGTTGCGTACTTCAATAGCGCCAGTGCAACGATCAGCGGATCTCACGCGACCGGCACCGTTACGGGCGGCAGCAACGCTGTGCTGGGCGGCCTTGTCGGCAGCAACAGTAGCAATCCCACCGGGATTGCGACGATCACCGGCTCTTACGCGACCGGCGCGGTTATCGGAACGACCGCAAGTTCGGTCGGAGGGCTGGTCGGCAGCAACACCACCAACGCCGGCATCAGCTCGATCTCAGGGTCTTTCGCGACCGGCGCGGTCAACGGCGGCGCGGTCGCAAACGGCGGTCTGGTCGGCTCCAACACCGGCGGAGGTGCAGCGGGCATCGGGTCGATTACTGATTCCTACGCGACCGGCGCGGTGACGGGGGGGGGGAGCAGGTTACAACGGCGGACTGGTGGGATGGAATCTCGGCAACGGCAGCGGCGCCGTCGCGTCCATCACCACCTCCTATGCGACGGGCAGTGTTAG
- a CDS encoding beta strand repeat-containing protein, protein MGWNLGNGSGAVASITTSYATGSVSTTGYGGTGGLVGRNQNLSGGTTSIISSYWDVSTSGIPALGIGNDTNGQSGNVIGVTTAQFQSGSLPTGFSSSVWGTGAGLYPYLTSIFAHGVQAVSGTVYSDLGTTPLASGTNGAVGVTVIGANATLGTVTAGANGYYYAFGAAGTIANGAGLVAYTTQNGSTGATNAARIATSTYSSGTPSQTGVDIYEPVTLLTASTSATTLSASGYNPNSTPAVPTGSTLPSFLNGAIPTLAATNSGGFTIDQTLDLTSSFGVQTTAGAPLTVANAMTVESGASLGLMTSGQLFISAPVTVKGAGAVTLTYNSAFAGNLSFGLTGAGFTGRLSYVSSDGTPATSNQGGALTINGTGYTLLYSMADVTNINTLDLFGKYALANSLDASGTTYTGALIGTGVDGNSIFRGRFDGLGHTISNLTIATSGDYAGLFGFAYGTIQNVGLVGGSVTGTQHVGSLIGSLSYGTITNVYATGSVRGTTYVGGLIGLADTINSITSAYATGTVTGTDSYAGGLIGFLYNYSSLANSYATGAVAGNQYVGGLVGANLNLSPISNVYATGAVIGGSYVGGLSGWIGSSDTTNAYAMGAVIGGAYVGGLAGGNGNGRTISNSYWDIQTTGQAMAFGFDGNGQSGNITGLTTAQFQTPNAAAYLGPAFAGGAGLYPYLQSFFPNGVQAISGMAYNNAGTTPAASGANGAVTVTAFANGTGFGSATTGANGYYYIMGAAGSIASGNSLLTYTSANAATGTTNSARLGTATSAANQSGLDLYGNAVTVVTTSTTLSAAPTFSAAQASAIAAIGSDATATAVINAITGQGFIASGASFTIDQTVDTAGPFYVQTTAASAPITVANSITIETGGSLSLNAAGALNLHAPITVKGAGGVALGYNSSSATNFSFGLTGSGFISQLTFLDASGNGLTSAPGNQSLSINGTAYALLYTMADVANVTSAGLAGNYALANSLDAAGTTYSDALIGPNSGNIFSGVFQGLGHTISNLTIAKNGDNVGLIGYSSGLIQNIGLVNASVSETNSFGRYVGGLVGYQSGNTITNTYVTGAVRGGSNTGGLVGYLNGGSIVQAYSSAMVSGTTAVGGLAGYVGGTVSTAYATGAVTATGDNAGGLIGVTDSSTYAASVTDAYATGAVLAGNRVGGLIGFSFGSLNNVYATGAVSGGGAGGLVGYAYGGSIGNAYWDIDTTGTSTVIANDPNGLSSNITVRTTAQFQTLAATSALGAAFGGGAGLYPYLRSFFPNGVQAISGVAYTDGGATVLGSGVSGAGLVNVRVGSGAVQTVTTGVNGYYYAIVPYGSIDTTNGSNVLAFTQANANTGAADGSAFRTAAMGTLANFDVSGGWRRDTTALSTLSILDAAYATSTTGTSASSLTLANRSIFAVTDFSFDTALSLTGTLNLSSTGTVTQSAAISAGTLMLQGGGNTFTLTNAGNQFSQFVAAGGTINLYNAGNLTIAASATDACNCTLAGVSGDGIQIATAGDLTIAAGASISGTSPVLAASGAFLNYAGSNAVTATSGRWLIYSADSAGNTFGGLDSNNTAIWNTAAGGNVTAAGNRYVFASGRTLTVTTLNDSKTYGEDITGRVATDYVITGFAPGVAGAYLADTASTAYSGTASVTSPGAAGTASVAGSTYAITAALGSLASNVGYGFAFANSGTLTVNRRGITVTADPKSRIYGEANPALTYVVGGLGLVNGDTLSGALTTLATGTSNVGSYGITQGSLAASSNYALTYVGADLDVAVRDLRVTADSKSRIYGDANPALTYAIGGLGLINGDLLSGALATDADRNSIAGRYAINRGNLSASANYAVTFVPGTLTINAVINPPSTDLASTAASSMPAGATITAAMLPVVVSPPSASGSANGSGSIVISADPRFDGVVICSGLNCVVAQ, encoded by the coding sequence GTGGGATGGAATCTCGGCAACGGCAGCGGCGCCGTCGCGTCCATCACCACCTCCTATGCGACGGGCAGTGTTAGCACCACAGGCTATGGCGGCACGGGTGGGCTGGTCGGCCGAAATCAAAACCTCAGCGGCGGCACCACGTCGATTATCAGTAGCTACTGGGATGTATCGACGAGCGGCATTCCTGCCTTGGGGATCGGCAACGACACAAACGGCCAGAGCGGCAATGTCATCGGCGTGACCACCGCGCAGTTCCAGAGCGGCTCGTTGCCGACGGGCTTTTCATCCTCGGTCTGGGGCACCGGTGCGGGACTCTATCCTTATCTGACCAGCATCTTCGCACACGGTGTGCAGGCGGTGTCGGGCACCGTCTACAGCGATCTGGGCACGACCCCGCTTGCTTCGGGTACGAACGGAGCAGTGGGCGTGACCGTGATCGGCGCAAACGCAACACTCGGCACCGTGACGGCGGGTGCCAATGGCTATTATTATGCGTTCGGCGCGGCCGGCACCATCGCCAACGGCGCTGGCCTGGTCGCTTATACGACGCAGAACGGCTCGACCGGCGCGACAAATGCGGCGCGGATCGCAACCTCGACATATTCGTCCGGCACGCCGTCGCAGACTGGCGTCGACATCTACGAGCCTGTCACGCTTCTCACGGCGAGCACGAGTGCGACGACGCTCTCGGCGTCGGGCTACAATCCGAATTCGACACCGGCCGTGCCCACAGGTTCGACGCTGCCGTCCTTCCTCAATGGTGCGATCCCAACACTGGCTGCAACGAACAGCGGCGGCTTTACAATCGATCAGACGCTGGACCTCACCAGCAGCTTCGGCGTGCAGACGACAGCCGGCGCGCCATTGACGGTCGCCAACGCGATGACGGTGGAGAGTGGCGCCAGTCTCGGCCTCATGACCTCCGGCCAGCTTTTCATCAGTGCGCCGGTCACGGTGAAGGGCGCCGGCGCGGTCACGCTCACCTATAACAGCGCCTTCGCCGGCAATCTTTCCTTCGGCCTGACCGGTGCCGGATTCACCGGCCGGCTCAGCTATGTGAGCAGCGACGGCACCCCCGCGACCTCAAACCAGGGCGGTGCGCTCACCATCAATGGCACGGGCTACACGCTGCTCTATTCGATGGCGGACGTGACCAACATCAACACGCTGGATCTCTTCGGAAAATATGCGCTTGCCAACAGTCTCGATGCATCGGGCACGACCTATACCGGCGCCCTGATTGGCACCGGCGTCGACGGCAATTCCATCTTCCGCGGCAGATTCGACGGCCTTGGCCATACCATCAGCAACCTGACCATCGCCACGAGCGGGGACTACGCAGGACTGTTCGGATTTGCCTACGGAACCATTCAGAACGTCGGATTGGTCGGAGGATCGGTCACTGGCACTCAACACGTCGGTAGCCTCATCGGCTCGCTCAGCTACGGCACGATCACCAACGTTTATGCGACGGGATCGGTCCGCGGGACCACCTACGTTGGCGGTCTTATCGGCTTGGCCGACACGATCAACTCGATCACCAGCGCCTACGCTACCGGAACTGTCACGGGAACCGACAGTTACGCCGGCGGCCTCATCGGATTTCTCTATAACTACAGCTCACTCGCGAACTCCTATGCTACGGGCGCGGTCGCCGGAAACCAGTACGTCGGCGGTCTTGTCGGAGCGAACCTCAACCTGAGTCCGATATCCAACGTCTATGCAACGGGCGCGGTCATCGGGGGCAGCTACGTGGGCGGCCTGTCGGGATGGATCGGGAGCAGCGACACTACCAATGCTTATGCAATGGGCGCGGTCATCGGAGGCGCCTACGTCGGCGGACTCGCGGGAGGAAACGGCAATGGGCGGACGATCAGCAACTCGTATTGGGACATTCAGACGACCGGGCAGGCGATGGCCTTCGGTTTCGACGGCAACGGCCAGTCGGGCAATATCACCGGTCTGACGACGGCGCAGTTCCAGACGCCGAACGCAGCCGCCTATCTCGGGCCGGCCTTCGCCGGCGGTGCCGGTCTGTACCCCTATCTCCAGAGCTTTTTTCCGAACGGCGTGCAGGCGATCTCCGGCATGGCGTATAACAATGCGGGCACGACGCCGGCGGCTTCGGGCGCGAATGGTGCCGTCACAGTGACAGCCTTCGCCAATGGCACCGGCTTCGGATCGGCCACGACCGGCGCGAACGGCTATTACTATATTATGGGCGCGGCGGGCTCGATTGCATCGGGCAATTCACTGCTCACCTATACCAGCGCCAACGCCGCAACCGGAACGACCAATTCGGCGAGGCTCGGCACGGCGACGAGCGCAGCCAATCAATCCGGCCTCGATCTCTACGGCAATGCGGTGACCGTGGTGACAACGTCGACAACGCTCAGCGCCGCGCCGACATTCAGCGCCGCACAGGCCAGCGCCATCGCAGCGATAGGCAGCGACGCAACGGCGACGGCGGTGATTAACGCCATCACAGGCCAAGGTTTTATCGCGAGCGGTGCGAGCTTCACCATCGACCAGACGGTCGATACGGCGGGCCCATTCTACGTGCAGACGACCGCCGCCAGTGCTCCGATTACGGTGGCGAATTCCATCACCATCGAGACCGGCGGTAGCCTCAGCCTCAACGCCGCCGGCGCGCTTAACCTCCATGCGCCGATCACGGTGAAGGGCGCAGGCGGCGTCGCGCTCGGGTACAACAGCTCATCGGCCACCAATTTTTCGTTCGGACTGACGGGCTCGGGCTTCATCAGCCAGCTCACTTTTCTGGATGCCAGCGGAAATGGGCTAACCTCCGCGCCCGGCAATCAGAGCCTGTCGATCAATGGCACTGCCTACGCGCTCCTCTACACGATGGCGGATGTGGCGAATGTCACGTCTGCGGGGCTTGCCGGTAATTATGCGCTCGCCAACAGCCTCGATGCCGCGGGCACGACCTATAGTGATGCGCTGATCGGCCCGAACAGCGGCAATATCTTTAGCGGCGTGTTCCAGGGTCTTGGCCATACGATCAGCAATCTCACGATTGCGAAGAACGGTGACAATGTGGGGCTCATCGGTTACAGCAGCGGCCTCATCCAGAACATCGGGCTGGTCAACGCTTCGGTGTCTGAAACGAATTCCTTCGGGCGCTACGTCGGCGGCCTTGTCGGGTACCAGTCCGGCAATACAATCACCAATACATACGTCACCGGCGCCGTGAGAGGTGGTAGTAACACCGGCGGCCTCGTCGGGTATCTGAACGGCGGTTCGATCGTTCAGGCTTATTCCTCTGCGATGGTCAGCGGAACCACGGCTGTTGGCGGCCTTGCAGGGTATGTCGGCGGCACTGTCAGCACGGCCTATGCGACGGGTGCGGTCACCGCCACCGGCGACAACGCAGGTGGACTGATCGGCGTGACCGACTCGTCTACTTATGCAGCCAGCGTCACCGACGCATACGCCACGGGTGCCGTTCTTGCCGGCAATCGCGTCGGCGGGCTCATCGGGTTCTCGTTCGGAAGCCTCAACAATGTCTACGCGACTGGCGCAGTCAGCGGTGGCGGTGCCGGCGGCCTCGTCGGCTATGCATATGGTGGCTCCATCGGCAACGCCTATTGGGACATCGACACGACCGGTACGTCTACGGTCATCGCAAACGATCCGAACGGGCTTTCGAGCAATATCACCGTCCGGACGACAGCGCAGTTCCAGACGTTGGCCGCGACTAGCGCTCTCGGCGCGGCCTTTGGCGGCGGCGCGGGCCTCTACCCCTACCTCAGAAGCTTCTTCCCCAATGGCGTGCAGGCGATCTCCGGTGTGGCCTATACCGATGGCGGCGCGACGGTGCTCGGCTCGGGCGTAAGTGGCGCGGGGCTGGTCAATGTCCGCGTCGGCAGCGGCGCTGTGCAGACGGTGACGACCGGGGTCAACGGTTACTATTATGCCATCGTGCCATACGGCTCGATCGACACGACGAACGGCAGCAATGTGCTCGCCTTTACGCAGGCCAACGCCAATACCGGCGCGGCTGATGGCTCCGCGTTCCGAACAGCCGCGATGGGAACGCTCGCCAATTTCGACGTGTCCGGCGGTTGGCGGCGTGACACGACCGCTCTCAGCACACTGTCGATACTGGATGCGGCTTATGCGACATCGACTACTGGGACGAGCGCCTCGAGCCTCACGCTCGCCAATCGCTCGATCTTCGCAGTTACTGATTTCTCCTTCGACACCGCGCTCTCGCTCACCGGCACGCTCAATCTGTCGAGCACGGGTACCGTCACGCAATCGGCGGCCATTTCCGCCGGCACGTTGATGTTGCAGGGGGGCGGTAACACGTTCACGCTGACAAATGCCGGCAACCAGTTCAGCCAGTTTGTGGCCGCCGGCGGGACAATCAACCTATATAACGCCGGCAATCTGACGATTGCGGCGAGCGCCACCGATGCCTGCAATTGTACGCTCGCCGGCGTCTCTGGCGACGGGATCCAGATTGCGACGGCGGGCGATTTGACGATTGCCGCCGGCGCCTCAATCTCGGGCACGTCGCCGGTGCTCGCGGCCAGCGGAGCCTTCCTCAACTACGCCGGATCAAACGCGGTCACGGCGACCTCCGGCCGCTGGTTGATCTATTCGGCAGACTCCGCCGGCAATACGTTCGGCGGTCTCGATAGCAATAATACAGCCATCTGGAACACGGCCGCAGGCGGCAACGTCACGGCAGCAGGCAACCGCTACGTCTTCGCATCCGGGCGCACGCTGACGGTCACCACGTTGAATGACAGCAAGACCTATGGCGAGGATATCACCGGTCGTGTCGCGACTGATTATGTGATCACCGGGTTCGCTCCTGGCGTTGCCGGCGCCTATCTGGCCGATACCGCATCGACCGCCTATAGCGGCACAGCCAGCGTCACGTCACCCGGCGCGGCCGGGACGGCCAGCGTGGCCGGCTCGACCTATGCGATCACGGCGGCCTTGGGATCGCTCGCCTCGAATGTTGGCTATGGCTTCGCCTTCGCCAATTCGGGCACTCTGACGGTCAACCGGCGCGGCATCACCGTCACCGCCGATCCCAAGTCGCGCATCTATGGCGAAGCCAATCCGGCGCTGACTTATGTCGTCGGCGGTCTGGGCCTCGTCAATGGCGACACGCTTTCGGGGGCGCTCACTACGCTGGCGACGGGAACGTCCAATGTCGGCAGCTACGGCATCACGCAAGGCTCGCTCGCGGCCTCGTCGAACTATGCGCTGACCTATGTCGGTGCAGATCTCGACGTCGCGGTGCGGGACCTGAGGGTGACTGCCGATTCCAAGTCGCGCATCTATGGTGACGCCAATCCGGCGCTGACCTACGCCATCGGCGGGCTCGGCCTGATCAACGGTGATTTGCTGTCGGGCGCGCTGGCAACCGACGCTGATCGCAACAGTATTGCGGGACGTTACGCCATCAACCGTGGCAACCTGTCGGCGTCTGCGAACTATGCCGTGACCTTCGTGCCGGGCACGCTCACCATCAATGCGGTGATCAATCCACCAAGCACGGACCTGGCCAGCACGGCGGCGAGTAGCATGCCAGCCGGCGCGACCATCACCGCCGCAATGCTGCCGGTGGTTGTGTCGCCGCCGTCCGCGAGTGGTTCCGCCAATGGCTCCGGCAGCATAGTGATATCAGCCGATCCGCGCTTCGACGGCGTCGTGATCTGCAGTGGCCTCAACTGTGTCGTTGCTCAGTAA